Proteins encoded together in one Thermococcus barophilus MP window:
- a CDS encoding ATPase domain-containing protein, producing MKTGIEFFDETIIREGFPEGSLIIVAGEPGTGKTIFTSTIIHNGLEKFGEKGMYISLSETKEDFYDEMKRLGMDFEKYEKSGLFRFMDLVTVTPDVIEKEIELIMKEILSFRPKRIVIDSITALTQLLGTEKTRIFLHTTLGRFIKSFGAVAFLIAEKPLGKETIGHGVEEFVVDGVIVLKYISLGEVRRRVMEIPKMRKRSIEKSQYEYVITDRGIEFLAIPELIRGQGDASEEKISTGIKELDAILDGGVYRGSITLIVGMTGTGKTTFGLHFAIANALQGRKAIYISFEESVGQLKRAARRYGMPVDEVLDKTLKMFSWVPEAKTPVHTFLKIREIIDEHKPEVLVIDSLTSLREHMNETELEKMLRYLSLIIKQYGVATYITLNAETDFETVPFTKASTLSDNIIGLKYVIKNELIERRLAVIKARGSNHSRKIHKYDITDKGVMIYE from the coding sequence ATGAAAACGGGAATAGAGTTCTTTGATGAAACTATCATCAGAGAAGGGTTTCCAGAGGGTTCTTTAATCATAGTGGCTGGAGAACCAGGAACTGGAAAAACGATTTTCACATCAACTATAATACACAATGGGCTCGAAAAATTCGGAGAGAAAGGTATGTATATCTCGCTTTCAGAAACAAAAGAAGATTTTTATGACGAGATGAAAAGGCTCGGCATGGATTTTGAAAAGTACGAGAAAAGTGGACTCTTTAGGTTTATGGATTTAGTTACTGTTACACCTGATGTCATTGAAAAGGAAATTGAGCTGATCATGAAGGAAATCTTAAGCTTTCGTCCAAAACGTATTGTCATAGATTCAATAACTGCACTCACACAGCTTTTAGGCACAGAAAAAACAAGAATCTTCTTGCATACAACATTAGGAAGATTCATTAAGTCCTTTGGAGCAGTTGCGTTCCTGATTGCAGAAAAGCCTTTAGGAAAAGAAACAATCGGGCATGGTGTTGAAGAATTCGTGGTGGATGGCGTTATAGTGCTCAAGTACATAAGCCTCGGAGAAGTCAGGAGGAGAGTAATGGAAATTCCAAAGATGAGAAAAAGAAGCATTGAGAAATCCCAGTATGAGTATGTAATAACAGACAGAGGGATAGAGTTCTTAGCTATTCCAGAACTCATCAGAGGACAAGGGGATGCTTCAGAAGAAAAGATAAGCACCGGCATTAAGGAACTCGACGCAATTTTAGATGGTGGCGTTTACAGGGGATCGATAACATTGATTGTCGGGATGACTGGAACTGGAAAAACTACTTTCGGCTTACACTTTGCAATAGCAAATGCCCTCCAGGGGAGAAAAGCTATATACATTTCTTTTGAAGAATCTGTAGGGCAGCTAAAGAGGGCAGCAAGAAGGTATGGAATGCCAGTTGATGAAGTTTTGGATAAGACATTGAAGATGTTCAGCTGGGTTCCCGAAGCAAAAACACCAGTTCACACATTCCTTAAGATTAGAGAAATTATTGATGAGCATAAACCAGAAGTTCTTGTGATTGACAGCCTGACCTCACTCAGGGAGCATATGAACGAAACAGAGCTTGAAAAGATGCTCAGATACCTAAGTCTTATAATAAAGCAATATGGAGTAGCAACATACATAACCCTTAATGCAGAGACAGATTTTGAAACGGTTCCATTCACCAAAGCAAGCACTCTCTCAGACAACATCATCGGGCTGAAATATGTCATAAAAAACGAGCTCATAGAAAGACGGTTGGCAGTTATTAAGGCCAGAGGGTCAAATCATTCCAGGAAAATTCACAAATATGATATAACCGACAAGGGGGTGATGATCTATGAGTAG
- a CDS encoding NitrOD5 domain-containing protein has product MSSAEDIVVRAVTYAVEKANPTLKNLLEFHLKTTTGKGYELAYEDPKMFKEAVSKLFGEYSGRLLEMLIISYFKEKVGLKENIEDLEDLVEYVKKIYGE; this is encoded by the coding sequence ATGAGTAGTGCTGAGGATATAGTGGTCAGAGCTGTGACCTACGCTGTGGAAAAGGCAAACCCAACTCTCAAGAATCTTTTAGAATTCCATCTAAAGACAACGACAGGAAAAGGTTATGAGCTTGCGTATGAGGATCCAAAAATGTTTAAAGAAGCCGTCTCAAAGCTTTTCGGAGAATACAGCGGAAGATTACTTGAAATGCTGATAATAAGCTATTTCAAGGAAAAGGTTGGACTCAAAGAGAACATAGAAGATCTCGAAGATCTTGTAGAATATGTTAAGAAGATTTATGGGGAATAA
- a CDS encoding acyl-CoA mutase large subunit family protein, which translates to MTFDRKKLDEIRKAEQEWEENVVKPLIAKRPERKEKFMTDDGFEIKRVYTPADLGEDWDYMEKLGFPGQYPFTRGVYATMYRGRFWTMRQYAGYATAEESNKRYKYLLEQGQTGLSVAFDLPTQLGYDSDHPMAEGEVGKVGVAIDSLWDMEILFDGIPLDKVSTSMTINSTAANLLAMYILVAEKQGVPQHVLRGTVQNDILKEYIARGTYIFPPQPSMRLTTDIIMYCAENVPKWNPISISGYHIREAGANAVQEVAFTLADGIEYVKAVIERGMDVDKFAPRLSFFFNAHNNFLEEIAKFRAARRLWAKIMKEKFGAKNPKSMLLRFHTQTAGSTLTAQQPENNIIRVTIQALAAVLGGTQSLHTNSYDEALSLPTEKSVRIALRTQQIIAYESGVVDTIDPLGGAYYIEWLTDHIEEEAMKYIEKIERMGGMMRAIERGYIQKEIADSAYKYQKEVEEGKRIIVGVNKFVVDEPIEVEILKVDPSIRDKQIERLRKLRSERDNKKVEEALDKLRNAAEKEDVNLMPYIIEAHRHLATLGEVTDVLREVWGEYRAPLIF; encoded by the coding sequence ATGACCTTTGATAGAAAAAAGCTTGATGAGATCAGAAAAGCTGAACAAGAGTGGGAAGAAAATGTGGTTAAGCCACTTATTGCAAAAAGACCAGAGAGGAAAGAGAAGTTCATGACTGACGATGGTTTTGAAATTAAAAGAGTCTACACCCCCGCTGACCTTGGAGAAGATTGGGACTACATGGAGAAGCTGGGCTTTCCGGGACAGTACCCCTTCACTCGTGGCGTTTATGCGACAATGTATAGAGGAAGATTCTGGACGATGAGGCAATATGCTGGCTATGCCACCGCTGAGGAATCAAACAAACGTTACAAGTACCTTTTGGAACAAGGACAAACAGGTTTAAGTGTAGCCTTTGACTTGCCAACTCAGCTCGGCTATGACAGCGACCATCCAATGGCAGAAGGAGAGGTTGGTAAAGTCGGTGTTGCTATTGATTCCCTCTGGGATATGGAGATTCTCTTTGATGGGATTCCTTTGGATAAGGTTTCAACCTCAATGACAATAAACTCTACAGCCGCAAACCTTCTGGCAATGTACATCCTCGTTGCTGAAAAGCAGGGCGTTCCACAGCATGTTTTAAGGGGAACCGTGCAGAATGACATTCTTAAGGAGTACATTGCGAGGGGAACTTATATCTTCCCACCACAGCCCTCAATGCGCTTAACTACGGATATTATCATGTACTGTGCTGAGAACGTTCCAAAGTGGAACCCAATTTCAATAAGCGGCTATCACATCAGAGAAGCAGGTGCAAATGCAGTCCAAGAGGTTGCTTTCACATTGGCGGATGGTATCGAGTATGTTAAAGCTGTTATTGAGAGGGGAATGGACGTTGATAAGTTTGCCCCAAGATTGAGCTTCTTCTTCAATGCTCACAACAACTTCCTTGAGGAGATTGCTAAATTCAGGGCAGCGAGAAGGTTGTGGGCTAAGATAATGAAGGAGAAATTCGGTGCAAAGAATCCAAAGTCAATGCTCCTTAGATTCCACACGCAAACTGCCGGTTCAACGCTTACAGCCCAGCAGCCAGAGAACAACATCATTAGAGTCACGATCCAGGCTTTAGCCGCTGTGTTGGGCGGGACTCAAAGCTTGCATACGAACAGCTATGATGAGGCTTTGTCCCTTCCAACTGAAAAGAGTGTCAGGATCGCATTAAGAACGCAGCAAATTATCGCTTATGAGAGCGGCGTCGTTGACACGATTGATCCATTAGGTGGAGCGTATTACATTGAGTGGCTTACCGATCATATCGAGGAGGAAGCCATGAAGTACATTGAGAAGATTGAGCGCATGGGTGGAATGATGAGGGCTATTGAACGTGGCTACATCCAGAAGGAGATCGCAGATTCCGCTTACAAGTATCAGAAAGAAGTCGAGGAGGGCAAAAGGATAATCGTTGGTGTCAACAAGTTTGTTGTGGATGAGCCAATTGAGGTCGAGATTCTCAAGGTTGATCCAAGCATTAGAGACAAGCAGATTGAACGTTTGAGGAAGCTGAGGAGCGAAAGAGACAACAAGAAAGTTGAAGAGGCTTTAGACAAGCTGAGGAATGCTGCTGAGAAGGAAGATGTGAACTTAATGCCATACATAATTGAAGCACACAGACATTTAGCAACACTTGGTGAGGTTACTGATGTTTTAAGAGAAGTCTGGGGCGAATACAGAGCACCGTTGATCTTCTGA
- a CDS encoding MBL fold metallo-hydrolase, producing MIIYGIGLDSSARVTFQSHAHSDHFVSGNIIFSTKATKFLSHLKKSGLYKVVKFGKTFYLGDYKAKLYPAGHMLGSAQIYIEFDEFSLLYTGDVKWFKLRTAEKSRFRKADVLIIEATFGVPMYNFPSPKEAEKKLIAFVESALDKRKTPTLYANQMGKAQELLKILEVHGYTVKASRSIIKVAKVYEKFGIKFGNIDRNGEVVLRGFRTPKPENSLSPSELYVSGFGNLKLSNHADFWELIKIIEKVKPEKIYTVYGYAENFAKILRGLGYDATAIDRDCCLSCYKNI from the coding sequence ATGATAATTTACGGAATAGGTCTTGACAGCTCAGCAAGGGTTACTTTTCAAAGTCATGCTCACAGTGATCATTTTGTTAGTGGAAACATTATATTCTCCACGAAAGCTACCAAATTTCTGAGCCATCTAAAGAAAAGTGGGCTTTATAAAGTGGTAAAGTTTGGAAAAACGTTCTACTTAGGTGATTATAAGGCCAAGCTTTATCCCGCTGGTCACATGTTGGGCTCCGCTCAAATTTATATTGAATTTGATGAGTTTTCTCTGCTTTATACTGGAGATGTCAAGTGGTTTAAGCTGAGAACTGCTGAAAAGAGCAGGTTTAGAAAGGCAGATGTTCTAATAATCGAAGCAACTTTCGGTGTTCCTATGTATAATTTTCCTTCACCAAAAGAAGCAGAAAAAAAGCTTATTGCTTTTGTTGAGAGTGCTCTTGACAAGCGAAAAACACCCACCCTTTATGCAAACCAGATGGGCAAAGCCCAAGAGCTTTTAAAGATTCTTGAGGTTCATGGCTATACCGTGAAAGCCTCAAGGAGCATAATCAAGGTTGCAAAAGTTTACGAGAAATTTGGGATTAAATTTGGGAACATCGATAGGAATGGGGAAGTCGTTTTAAGAGGATTTAGAACTCCAAAACCAGAAAATTCTCTCTCCCCCTCCGAGCTTTATGTTTCTGGATTTGGCAATTTAAAGCTCAGCAACCATGCTGATTTTTGGGAACTCATCAAAATTATAGAGAAAGTCAAGCCAGAGAAGATCTACACTGTTTATGGATATGCGGAAAATTTTGCAAAAATTTTAAGAGGCTTGGGATATGACGCTACTGCCATAGACAGAGATTGCTGTTTATCATGTTACAAAAATATTTAA